In Actinoplanes derwentensis, the following proteins share a genomic window:
- a CDS encoding MFS transporter, producing MSSPWRLRGPVLAAYAINGFSLASWNVRLPAIAETAGLDTGELGRFLMAGAIGTLVTIPLTGRWVARWGEARVYLTATIGFVFAYLALGLALQTASVAPLFAAHALHGAVFAATNVPQSVLGTIAEARVGRSILSQFHAAYSIAAAAGAAAGGVAATAGMPPDLQFVALAVVALAGRGAVSLTLRHAPSMPTPSTDPSRRSADASHSGATPSGSGARPVRAWRDSQVLLLGLVVFGAALSEGAANNWVTPTLVENFPISEGAAATAVSVFLIAQTIGRLAGGRFVDRVGPKVTLIVSGLVATAGIVAFSSAQALWVCWIAVAVWGLGAALSLPVAVSVVARGPNAAHRIAAVASLSSLANVAGPPLIGAAADFIGLRWALGSLTVILLSGVLAARFAVRPPTPAVAALAASAAVSASAVTSASVASASDSATSVPTPRATEESRSVNRNTA from the coding sequence ATGAGTTCCCCTTGGCGGCTGCGCGGCCCGGTGCTGGCGGCGTACGCGATCAACGGTTTCAGCCTCGCGTCCTGGAACGTGCGGCTACCCGCGATCGCCGAAACCGCCGGCCTGGACACCGGCGAACTCGGCCGGTTCCTGATGGCCGGCGCGATCGGCACCCTGGTGACGATCCCGCTGACCGGCCGGTGGGTGGCCCGCTGGGGCGAGGCCCGCGTCTACTTGACGGCCACGATCGGTTTCGTGTTCGCCTACCTGGCGCTGGGCCTCGCCCTGCAGACAGCTTCGGTCGCCCCGCTGTTCGCCGCGCACGCACTGCACGGGGCGGTGTTCGCCGCCACCAACGTGCCACAGAGCGTGCTCGGCACCATCGCCGAGGCCAGGGTGGGCCGGTCGATCCTGTCCCAGTTCCACGCCGCCTACTCGATAGCCGCCGCCGCCGGCGCCGCCGCCGGGGGTGTAGCCGCCACCGCCGGGATGCCCCCAGACCTCCAGTTCGTGGCCCTAGCGGTAGTGGCCTTGGCAGGCCGTGGCGCAGTGTCGCTGACACTGCGCCACGCCCCATCCATGCCCACCCCCAGCACCGACCCGTCTCGCCGTAGCGCCGATGCCTCCCATTCCGGAGCCACCCCGTCCGGTTCCGGCGCCCGTCCCGTCCGGGCATGGCGGGACTCTCAAGTTCTCTTGCTGGGCCTGGTCGTCTTCGGTGCCGCCCTGTCCGAAGGCGCCGCCAACAACTGGGTCACCCCCACGCTGGTCGAGAACTTCCCGATCAGCGAGGGCGCGGCCGCCACCGCCGTCTCGGTGTTCCTGATCGCCCAGACCATCGGCCGGCTGGCCGGCGGCCGCTTCGTGGACCGGGTCGGCCCCAAGGTGACCCTGATCGTGTCCGGCTTGGTCGCGACCGCCGGCATCGTCGCCTTCAGCAGCGCCCAGGCCCTCTGGGTGTGCTGGATCGCGGTCGCCGTCTGGGGTTTGGGCGCCGCCTTGTCATTGCCGGTAGCGGTTTCGGTGGTGGCCCGAGGCCCGAACGCCGCCCACCGAATCGCCGCAGTGGCCTCCCTGTCCTCCCTGGCCAACGTCGCCGGCCCCCCACTGATCGGCGCGGCCGCCGACTTCATCGGCTTGCGCTGGGCGCTCGGCTCCCTGACGGTGATCCTGCTGTCCGGCGTGCTCGCGGCCCGCTTCGCCGTCCGCCCACCCACTCCCGCCGTCGCCGCGTTGGCCGCTTCCGCCGCCGTCTCCGCGTCCGCCGTCACCTCGGCCTCCGTCGCGTCCGCGTCTGACTCAGCTACCTCCGTGCCCACCCCGCGTGCCACCGAGGAAAGCCGCAGCGTCAACCGAAACACCGCATAG
- a CDS encoding FAD binding domain-containing protein, translating to MPRTVEYLAARTVDDVLSALADGSTAVLAGGQSLAVELGRADLPVRRLVDINHVAGLATLRQSDGVLRVGPLVRHRVFETGRVGGALGDLMRDVVRHIGHPPIRARGTMVGSLAYAHPAAEWPALAVTVDARLRLTGPDGTRIVSAEDFFTGPFTTVRRPEELLAESILPVLPAGTGVGYAEDRRFTIFPQAGALAIVTVTEGRVSAAAIGLVNAGPRPLRAPAAERVLLSCGLSDAAITAAAETAADTDADLPLTGHDHRRERRNALRTLVRRALTQARSRADSHPVSATPSGQETRPGDADGRRGRETGIGDADGDWAGDADRRRG from the coding sequence ATGCCCAGGACGGTCGAATATCTCGCCGCGCGTACCGTCGACGACGTGTTGTCGGCGCTGGCAGACGGTTCCACGGCGGTGCTCGCCGGTGGGCAGAGCCTGGCCGTCGAACTCGGCCGGGCGGATCTGCCGGTTCGCCGGCTCGTCGACATCAACCACGTCGCGGGGCTCGCCACCCTCCGGCAGAGCGACGGTGTGCTGCGGGTCGGCCCGTTGGTGCGGCACCGGGTCTTCGAGACGGGCCGGGTCGGCGGCGCCCTCGGTGACCTGATGCGTGACGTCGTACGCCATATCGGGCATCCGCCGATCCGGGCCAGGGGCACGATGGTCGGCAGCCTCGCTTACGCCCATCCGGCCGCCGAATGGCCGGCTCTGGCGGTGACCGTCGACGCGCGGCTGCGCCTGACCGGCCCGGACGGCACTCGCATCGTGTCGGCCGAGGACTTCTTCACCGGGCCTTTCACCACCGTACGCCGCCCGGAGGAACTGCTGGCCGAGTCGATCCTGCCGGTACTGCCCGCAGGAACCGGGGTGGGTTACGCCGAGGACCGCCGGTTCACGATCTTCCCGCAGGCCGGTGCCCTGGCGATCGTGACGGTCACCGAGGGGCGGGTCAGTGCGGCGGCGATCGGCCTGGTCAACGCCGGTCCGCGCCCGCTCCGGGCACCCGCCGCCGAACGTGTCCTGCTCAGCTGTGGCCTCAGCGACGCCGCCATCACGGCCGCCGCCGAGACCGCTGCCGACACCGACGCGGACCTGCCGCTGACCGGCCACGATCACCGCCGGGAACGCCGTAACGCACTGCGAACCCTGGTCCGCCGAGCCCTGACCCAGGCCCGCTCCCGAGCGGACTCCCACCCGGTCTCCGCCACTCCGAGCGGCCAGGAGACGAGGCCAGGAGACGCGGATGGGAGACGCGGACGGGAGACAGGGATAGGAGACGCGGACGGAGACTGGGCGGGAGACGCGGATAGGAGACGCGGATAG
- a CDS encoding AfsR/SARP family transcriptional regulator codes for MRFRLLGPVEVWDGGSVPLGGPKQRTVLAALLLNANRVVRESTLTDLTWGDRPPAGVRGQLQLYVSRLRKALNGREIAHHGGGYRITVDPAELDLAEFDSEARLARADLAAGRDPDAAKRLRAALAMWRGPALGGTCGSLAELEGPALAERRLTALEDLFEVELRLGGHQRIVSELYQAVGEEPFRERFQALLMTALHESGHTEAALRVHTEARERLSSELGLDPGRLVQDAHRRVLRNEVHEPRPAQLPADIPAFAGRRADLDRLDAAAGRPLILISGMAGVGKTTLAVHWATTMASRFPDGILHVNLRGYDPGGAGTTPAEAIRGFLEAFDVPPQSVPVTPAAQIGLYRRLVAGKRMLVLLDNARDADDVRPLLPNSAGCLAVVTSRHVLSALVVTDGAYPLPVEPLSVAESRQLLAARLGADQVAAEPSPVDEIIDRCAGLPLAMTLVATRAAVNRRFTLAAVAGELRATTDPLDALSSVDRSIDVRMVFSWSFDGLSADAATLFRLLGLHCGPAVTAPAAAAMMGVPVRRAGALFAELADANLVVEDVAGRFSMHDLLRAYAAGRQPEDPAQPLRRVFDYYLHSAYAADGLLYPHRDEVDLDPPGDGVQPETFASDRDAAAWLAAERPILLAVVDQALASGFPAHAFRLALALVTFLDRHGYWDEEVAALRQALAAARERDDPVGQSHVLRVLGTAYARLGHHDAAADLAGAALALAEQHDDRIGRARAHRDLAMLCWRGGQQSEALRHIHEVLQLSVTAGLRAGPAFALYLFACVHYLTGDRPRALEVCQAAVAAYRAIGDRIGEAVAWSGCGLINAALGRDRAAVTCHETALTLRRETGERLLVAESLVAIGDTHAAASRPGQARAAWQDAHRILDELGHPDRTHVAAKLATPETPRR; via the coding sequence ATGCGTTTCCGGCTCCTCGGACCGGTCGAGGTGTGGGACGGCGGTTCCGTGCCGCTGGGTGGCCCGAAACAGCGGACGGTGCTCGCGGCCCTGCTGCTGAACGCGAACCGGGTGGTGCGCGAGAGCACCCTCACCGACCTGACCTGGGGTGATCGGCCACCGGCCGGAGTGCGCGGGCAACTTCAGCTCTACGTGTCGCGGCTGCGCAAAGCCCTCAACGGCCGGGAGATCGCCCACCACGGCGGCGGCTACCGGATCACCGTCGATCCCGCCGAACTCGACCTGGCCGAGTTCGACAGTGAGGCTCGGCTGGCCCGGGCCGACCTGGCAGCCGGGCGGGACCCCGACGCGGCGAAACGACTGCGGGCAGCGCTGGCGATGTGGCGCGGCCCCGCACTCGGCGGCACGTGCGGATCCCTCGCGGAGTTGGAGGGGCCGGCGCTGGCCGAGCGCCGCCTGACCGCGCTGGAAGACCTGTTCGAGGTGGAACTCCGGCTCGGTGGCCACCAGCGGATCGTCAGCGAGCTGTACCAGGCGGTCGGCGAGGAGCCGTTCCGGGAACGGTTCCAGGCGCTGCTGATGACCGCCCTGCACGAGAGCGGGCACACCGAGGCGGCGCTGCGGGTGCACACCGAGGCCCGCGAGCGGCTGAGCAGCGAACTGGGCCTCGACCCGGGCCGGCTGGTCCAGGACGCCCACCGCCGGGTGCTGCGCAACGAGGTGCACGAGCCCCGGCCCGCCCAGCTCCCGGCGGACATTCCGGCCTTCGCCGGCCGCCGGGCCGACCTGGACCGGCTCGACGCCGCCGCCGGACGGCCGCTGATCCTCATCTCGGGCATGGCCGGCGTCGGCAAGACCACCCTGGCCGTGCACTGGGCGACCACGATGGCGAGCCGGTTCCCGGACGGGATCCTGCACGTCAACCTGCGCGGCTACGACCCCGGCGGGGCCGGGACGACACCCGCCGAGGCGATCCGCGGGTTCCTGGAGGCGTTCGACGTCCCACCGCAGAGCGTTCCGGTCACCCCGGCCGCCCAGATCGGCCTCTACCGGCGGCTGGTCGCCGGCAAACGGATGCTGGTGCTGCTCGACAACGCGCGCGACGCCGACGACGTCCGCCCGCTGCTGCCGAACTCGGCCGGCTGCCTGGCCGTGGTGACCAGCCGGCACGTGCTGTCGGCGCTGGTGGTGACGGACGGCGCCTACCCGCTGCCGGTGGAGCCGCTCAGCGTCGCCGAGTCCCGGCAGTTGCTGGCCGCCCGGCTCGGCGCGGACCAGGTGGCGGCCGAACCGTCGCCGGTGGACGAGATCATCGACCGGTGCGCGGGCCTGCCGCTGGCGATGACACTCGTCGCGACCCGGGCCGCGGTGAACCGGCGGTTCACCCTGGCGGCCGTGGCCGGCGAGCTGCGGGCCACCACCGATCCGCTGGACGCACTGTCCAGCGTGGACCGCAGTATCGACGTACGCATGGTGTTCTCGTGGTCCTTCGATGGCCTGTCGGCGGATGCCGCGACACTGTTCCGGCTGCTGGGGCTGCATTGTGGTCCGGCCGTCACGGCACCGGCGGCAGCCGCGATGATGGGGGTGCCGGTCCGGCGGGCGGGAGCGCTCTTCGCCGAACTCGCCGACGCGAACCTGGTCGTCGAAGACGTGGCCGGCCGGTTCAGCATGCACGATCTACTGCGGGCGTACGCGGCCGGGCGCCAGCCGGAGGACCCGGCGCAACCATTGCGGCGGGTCTTCGACTACTACCTGCACAGCGCGTACGCGGCGGACGGTCTGCTCTATCCGCATCGCGACGAGGTCGACCTGGACCCGCCCGGCGACGGCGTGCAACCGGAGACGTTCGCCTCCGACCGGGACGCGGCCGCGTGGCTGGCCGCCGAACGCCCGATCCTGCTGGCCGTGGTCGATCAGGCGCTCGCGTCCGGATTCCCGGCACACGCGTTCCGGCTCGCCCTGGCCCTGGTCACGTTCCTGGACCGGCACGGCTACTGGGACGAGGAGGTCGCCGCGCTACGGCAGGCCCTGGCCGCGGCCCGCGAACGGGACGATCCGGTGGGGCAGAGCCACGTGCTGCGGGTGCTCGGCACCGCGTACGCCCGGCTCGGCCATCACGATGCGGCCGCCGACCTGGCCGGTGCGGCACTGGCCCTGGCCGAACAGCACGACGACCGGATCGGCCGGGCCCGCGCCCACCGCGACCTGGCCATGCTGTGCTGGCGCGGCGGGCAGCAGTCCGAGGCGCTGCGGCACATCCACGAGGTGCTGCAACTGTCGGTGACGGCGGGTCTGCGGGCGGGCCCGGCGTTCGCCTTGTACCTGTTCGCCTGCGTCCACTACCTGACCGGGGACCGCCCTCGGGCGCTGGAGGTCTGCCAGGCGGCGGTGGCCGCCTACCGGGCGATCGGCGACCGCATCGGCGAGGCGGTGGCGTGGTCCGGCTGTGGGCTGATCAACGCCGCGCTGGGCCGGGACCGGGCCGCGGTGACCTGCCACGAGACGGCGCTGACCCTACGCCGGGAGACCGGCGAACGCCTGCTGGTGGCGGAGAGCCTGGTAGCGATCGGCGACACCCACGCTGCCGCGTCCCGGCCCGGCCAGGCGCGTGCGGCCTGGCAGGACGCCCACCGGATCCTCGACGAACTGGGCCACCCCGACCGGACCCACGTGGCCGCGAAACTGGCCACCCCGGAGACACCTCGGCGCTGA
- a CDS encoding FG-GAP repeat domain-containing protein, translating to MVTVAAAVLAPAAPVAAAPPVALAAPAKIAPCGPDEVTAADTAIADQVRPSMNGPRLGRAINGRGIACARAIVATVQDRGLGHRAAVIALTTAIAESTLNNHTVAYDHDSLGLFQQRPSQGWGRPDQLIDPVFATNAFLSSMLRKYPGDRWMSGDIGAICQRVQGSAFPLAYAPEAHDALLIVSRLWGTKTKEPAAAPSAAVPSGPFQKALVVSGAELGPLGERHELALTDWNGDGKPDLTVVKGSGTVTGKTEVRILDGASGFANLLLDSATALGPTDATHAYAFTDWNGDKKPDLVVVQRSGATADGLTRVSVLDGASSFRRFLIPAGSVPAVTGDRHQFAVADWNGDGRPDLVITQTSGTASKKMEIQVLDGAAGFQRHLTPTLVTSEPESTDRQVIVTDFDADKRPDLAAIQKATAADGKTRLNVLDGASNLQDVLLSADTAPGASAHLDVLVTAWNGDRKLDLMMVQKTGTPSGRAELVVLGG from the coding sequence GTGGTCACCGTCGCAGCCGCAGTGCTGGCCCCGGCCGCTCCGGTGGCCGCGGCGCCGCCGGTGGCACTCGCGGCACCGGCCAAGATCGCCCCGTGCGGGCCGGACGAGGTGACCGCCGCCGACACCGCGATCGCCGATCAGGTGCGGCCGTCGATGAACGGCCCGCGGCTCGGCCGGGCGATCAACGGCCGCGGCATCGCCTGTGCCCGCGCGATCGTCGCCACCGTCCAGGACCGCGGTCTGGGTCACCGGGCCGCAGTGATCGCGCTGACCACCGCGATCGCCGAGAGCACCCTGAACAACCACACCGTGGCGTACGACCATGACAGCCTCGGCCTGTTCCAGCAGCGGCCGTCGCAGGGCTGGGGCCGGCCCGATCAGCTGATCGACCCGGTGTTCGCCACCAACGCCTTCCTCAGTTCGATGCTGCGCAAGTACCCCGGCGACCGGTGGATGAGCGGGGACATCGGCGCGATCTGCCAGCGTGTGCAGGGCTCGGCGTTCCCGCTGGCCTACGCACCCGAGGCCCACGACGCGCTGCTCATCGTGTCGAGGCTGTGGGGGACGAAGACGAAGGAACCGGCGGCGGCACCGTCGGCGGCGGTGCCGTCCGGCCCGTTCCAGAAGGCCCTCGTCGTCTCCGGAGCCGAGCTGGGCCCGCTGGGTGAGCGGCACGAACTGGCGCTGACCGACTGGAACGGCGACGGCAAGCCCGATCTGACCGTCGTCAAGGGCTCCGGCACGGTCACCGGCAAGACCGAGGTCCGCATCCTGGACGGGGCCAGCGGGTTCGCCAACCTGCTGCTGGACAGTGCGACCGCGCTCGGCCCGACCGACGCCACCCACGCGTACGCGTTCACCGACTGGAACGGCGACAAGAAACCCGACCTGGTGGTGGTGCAGCGGTCCGGTGCCACCGCCGACGGCCTCACCCGGGTCAGTGTCCTGGACGGGGCGTCGTCGTTCCGCCGGTTCCTGATCCCGGCCGGAAGCGTGCCGGCCGTCACCGGTGACCGGCACCAGTTCGCGGTGGCGGACTGGAACGGCGACGGCCGCCCCGACCTGGTGATCACCCAGACGTCCGGTACGGCCAGTAAGAAGATGGAGATCCAGGTGCTCGACGGCGCCGCCGGTTTCCAGCGGCACCTGACCCCGACGCTCGTCACCTCGGAGCCGGAGAGCACCGACCGGCAGGTGATCGTGACCGATTTCGACGCCGACAAGCGGCCCGACCTCGCGGCGATCCAGAAGGCGACCGCAGCCGACGGCAAGACCCGGCTCAACGTTCTCGACGGTGCCTCGAACCTGCAGGACGTGCTGCTGAGCGCCGACACCGCGCCCGGTGCCAGCGCTCACCTGGACGTGCTGGTCACCGCCTGGAACGGCGATCGCAAGCTGGACCTGATGATGGTGCAGAAGACCGGCACCCCGAGCGGCCGGGCCGAACTGGTCGTCCTCGGCGGCTGA
- a CDS encoding GGDEF domain-containing protein — protein sequence MNATASAALPVDVLLARAEEKRLAGDYRAGGELARTAADLAAATGDAAGEAAALRSLANQLMRLGRQEEAIAACRKAVVTLEALDDPVGLCEVLTLQAMPLIDLGMHDEALDVLATARDIAQRLGDRELLYWVHNRTGVVHGRMGEHELSTTYLMRALGMADGMNAEARFCILNNVSDNAVYEVPRLRGRGDLEAADQVLTGALGYVAEALRLAREARHPYREAISLDNHGMLLALAGDLDGAGRSVEESRLIAVRAGYRSLESAALQHQARIRMMRGHHTEAIEGLRLALERAHQAGEKPMAMEISQELSEAHERIGDFVAALAHYRDFHDLERELHNQVAAARARMAAHHFELDNVRLEAENARLEAELHRARSAELAADNVVWQRQATEDALTGLPNRRSADERLPKLVAAGGPVCVAVADVDRFKRVNDEYGHFIGDEVLRRIAAILLDRIGETDLVARFGGEEFLIALHGSGIEEARARCELLRASVAAYPWDTIEPGLTVTLSMGLTEVTGPASLADAMSQADQRLYQAKRNGRNRVQAD from the coding sequence GTGAACGCCACCGCCAGTGCTGCCCTGCCGGTCGACGTCCTGTTGGCGCGGGCCGAGGAGAAACGGCTGGCCGGTGACTACCGGGCCGGAGGCGAGCTGGCCCGGACCGCCGCGGATCTGGCGGCCGCCACCGGGGACGCCGCCGGTGAGGCCGCCGCGCTGCGTTCCCTGGCCAACCAGTTGATGCGGCTCGGCCGGCAGGAGGAGGCGATCGCGGCCTGCCGCAAGGCGGTCGTGACATTGGAGGCACTCGACGACCCGGTCGGCCTCTGCGAGGTGCTCACCCTGCAGGCCATGCCGCTCATCGACCTCGGCATGCACGACGAGGCCCTGGACGTGCTGGCCACCGCCCGGGACATCGCGCAGCGCCTCGGCGACCGGGAACTGCTCTACTGGGTGCACAACCGGACCGGCGTGGTGCACGGCCGGATGGGCGAGCACGAGCTGAGCACCACCTACCTGATGCGGGCCCTCGGGATGGCCGACGGGATGAACGCCGAGGCCCGGTTCTGCATCCTCAACAACGTCAGCGACAACGCGGTGTACGAGGTACCCCGGCTCCGTGGCCGTGGCGACCTGGAAGCCGCCGACCAGGTGCTCACCGGTGCTCTCGGCTACGTGGCCGAGGCCCTGCGCCTGGCCCGGGAGGCGCGGCATCCGTACCGGGAGGCGATCAGCCTCGACAACCACGGGATGCTGCTGGCCCTGGCCGGTGACCTGGACGGCGCGGGCCGGTCGGTCGAGGAGTCCCGGCTGATCGCGGTCCGGGCCGGTTACCGCTCGCTGGAGTCCGCGGCACTCCAGCACCAGGCCCGGATCCGGATGATGCGCGGCCATCACACCGAGGCCATCGAGGGCCTGCGGCTGGCACTGGAGCGGGCGCATCAGGCGGGCGAGAAGCCGATGGCGATGGAGATCTCCCAGGAGCTGTCCGAGGCACACGAACGGATCGGTGACTTCGTCGCGGCTCTGGCCCACTACCGGGACTTCCACGATCTGGAACGTGAGCTGCACAATCAGGTCGCCGCGGCCCGGGCCCGGATGGCCGCGCACCACTTCGAACTGGACAACGTCCGCCTTGAGGCGGAGAACGCGCGCCTGGAAGCGGAACTGCACCGGGCTCGCAGCGCCGAACTGGCCGCCGACAACGTGGTGTGGCAGCGCCAGGCCACCGAGGACGCGCTGACCGGCCTGCCGAACCGGCGATCGGCTGACGAACGGCTGCCGAAACTGGTCGCCGCCGGAGGCCCGGTCTGTGTGGCGGTGGCCGACGTCGACCGGTTCAAACGGGTCAACGACGAGTACGGCCACTTCATCGGCGACGAGGTGCTGCGCCGGATCGCGGCGATCCTGCTGGACCGGATCGGCGAGACCGATCTGGTGGCCCGGTTCGGTGGCGAGGAGTTCCTGATCGCGCTGCACGGCTCCGGTATCGAGGAGGCGCGGGCGCGGTGCGAGCTGCTGCGGGCGAGTGTCGCGGCGTACCCGTGGGACACGATCGAACCCGGTCTGACCGTCACCCTCAGCATGGGCCTGACCGAGGTCACCGGCCCGGCGTCGCTGGCGGACGCGATGAGCCAGGCCGACCAGCGCCTCTACCAGGCGAAACGAAACGGGCGCAACCGGGTGCAGGCGGACTGA